TGCGGCGTGGCGGGGTCGTGGGCTGCGGGACAGACCGACCCCTTCCAGCGGGCGCTGCCCACGCAGACGACCCCCTCTCTGCGGTCCGCGACGGGCGCTCAGACTCCGGCGACGAGCACCCCGACCCAGGCGGCACCCACCCTCTCCACCACCACTCCCCCGGCGGCGCTGAACCTGACGGGCGCGACGACGACGGCCTTCGGGTTGCCCCGCGCGAGCAACGACGGGAGCCTGACCCGCGTGGTGTTCGACCTCGGGCCGGGGGTGACATACCTGCTGACGCCGACCTTCGGGGGGCTGCGGATCGACGTGCGGGGGGCGCGCGTGCTGCCATCCGTGAGCGCGCGGCTGGGGGCCAGCGTGAGCGAGTACCGGGCGGGAGGTGGGCAGGTGACGCTGGTCACGCCCTTCCCGCTGTCACTGACGGACGGCTGGCGGGCCTCGGAGACGACGGTGGCGAACGGGGCGCGGGTGCTGATCGTGGAGTTCGCGCCGACGCTGACGGGCGGGGCGAGCGCGGCGCTGCGGGCGCAGGTGCGGACGAGCGTGGCCCCGACGACCCCCGACGCGCGCACGGCCCTGAACGCGCCCCTGACCCCGCCCGCGACGACGGCGACATCTCCGACGCCAACACCCACCCCGATTGCGGCGGCCCCGGCGGACCCCCCCGCCTCCCTGCCGGAAGGGCTGCCCCCCGGCGACACGGTGAAGACGCAGGGGACGCTGCCCCCACCCGCCCCGGCGCTGCCCAGTCAGGAGGCCGGGAAGCCCAACCCGCTGGCGGGACGGGTGCCCGGCAACGTGCAGCCGGGAGCCAGCCTCGCCGCGCCGCGTCTGGGGAAGAACCCCGGCCTCACGCGGGTGGTCCTCGACCTGCCGCCGGGGGCGAGCTACCGGATGGTGCCGGGCGGCATCGGCCTGCGGCTGGAACTCGCGGGCGTGACGGCGGGGATGCAGGGCGGGCAGAACCTCAGCCCCGAACTGCGGGCGTGGCGCTTCGAGCCGACGGTGGAGGGCGTGGCCGTAACGCTCCTGACGGGAACCTCGCTGACGGCGCGCAGCGGATGGCGGGCGGAGTTGCTGCCCCCGGCGGCGGGAAGCGACCGTTCGCGGCTCGCGGTGGACCTCTCCCCGGCGCTGGCGGACCTGACGCCGCTCGTCCCGCAGGCGAAGGTCCTCACGGCGGTGCCGCCCATCCCCGCCACGCGCGGCACGGCGATCCTGGCCTTCAGCGCGAGCCTGACACAGCCGCGTGTGGTGATCGACCCCGGCCACGGGGGGCGGGACCCCGGCGCGGTCGGTTCCATCGTCGAGAAGGTGGTGACGCTCGACGTGGCCCAGCGGGTCAAGGGGCTGTTGCGCTCGGCGGGGGTGGACGCGGTGCTCACGCGGGAGTCGGACACCGCCCTGAACGCCAACAAGGCTGCCGACCTGCAAGCCCGCGCCCGGATGGGCAGTCCCGGCACCCAGCTCTTCGTGAGCATCCACGTCAACGCGATGGAGGCCCAGACCGCCCTGCGCGGCTACGGCGTGGAGACGTGGTGGAACCCCAACCATTCCCTGTCGGGACGCTTCGCCGGCCTGTTGCAGAAGAACATGGTGAACGTGACGGGCGCGTTCTCGCGCGGCCTCAAGGGCAACCGCTCTCTGTCGGTGCTGCGGAACAGCCGCGTCCCCGCCGCCCTCGTGGAGATCGGGTACACGAGTCATCCAGTGGACGGCCTGAACCTCAAGGACGACAACTACCTCGACCGCGTGGCCCTCGGCATCGCGCAGGGCATCCACGAGGCCTTGACCACCGGAGTCACGGCGTCGGCGGGGAGGTAAGGGGGAAGCGGTCAGCTTTCAGCAATCAGCGGTCAGCAACAACAACGAGGGGCGGGGGCTGTGGCCTACCGCCTCTCTTCTTTTGAGGAGGAGCGGAAGAGGGCGACCGGGCCGTGTCCCTCCTCATCCCTCATCACCCATCACTTTTTCCTCTGACCTTCTCCACCCCCAGCACCTGCTTTCGCAGAGGTCTAGTGCCGTGCCGGAGCACCCTCCCCCGGACTCGCCTCCCCGCTCGCCTCCACCGCCCGGCGCACGAGGGGCATGATGGTCAGGCCCTGCACGGCGATGGTGAACAGGACGATGACGTAGGTCGCCGTGACGATGTGGGTGCGGTACGGACTCTCCGGAAGGCTGAGCGCGAGGCTGATGGCGATGCCGCCGCGCAGGCCGCCCCAGGTCAGGAGGCGCACGGTGTAGGCCCCATACCCCTCGCGCGCCCGCACGAGCGCGAAGGGCAGGGCGACGCTGATCCAGCGGGAGGCGAGGGCCACCCCGACGAGGAGAAGGCTGGCGACGATCTGCGGCCCGGTCGTCTCGGTGAGGAGCACGTCCAGCCCGATAAAGGAGAAGAGCAGGATGTTGAGGACCTGATCGGTCGTCTCCCAGAAGCCCTCGATGTGGGCGCGCGTCTCGGCCCCGAAGGCACGGTCCTTCGTCGCGGAGACGAACAGCCCCGCCACGACCATCGCCAGCGGCCCGCTGATGCCCAGCGCGGCGGCGGCCACGTACCCGCCCACCACGAGCGCGAGCGTGATGAGCACCTCGACCGCGTGCTGCTCGATAGAACGCAGCATCCGGTAGCCCACCACGCCCAGCGCGGCCCCGAACAGCATCCCGCCCAGCGCCTCCTGCACGAAGAGGGTCAGGGCACCCGTCAGCCCCGGCGGCGCGTGGTGGTCGCCCACCCCGGCGAGGCCCGCCAGCACGAGGAAGATCACCACGCCCACCCCGTCGTTGAACAGGCTCTCGCCCGCGATCAGCGTCTCGATCCGGGGGGGTACCCGCGCCCGCTTGAGGAGGTCCAGCACGGCCACGGGGTCGGTCGGGCTGATCAGGGCACCGAAGAGCAGCGCCCACATCAGGGGCACGTCCAGCCCCACGAGCGCGAAGACGCCGTAGGCCGCGAACCCGATCAGGAGGGTGCTGACCAGGGTGCTGATCACCGCCAGCGTGAGGATGCTGACCCGCTGCCGCAGCATCTGCCCGGCGTTGAGGCCCATCGCACCGGCGAAGAGCAGGAGGCTGAGAATGCCGTTCAGGACGAATTCGGTGAAGTTCAGCGTTCGCAGCAGCTCGCTCGCCCAGCCGCGCAGGCCGGGCACCCCCAGCGCGTCGAGCGCGATCAGGCCGATGCTCGCCAGCGCCCCCGCCAGCGTGACGCCCACCGTGGTCGGGAGCCGCAGCGTCCGCTCGTTCAGGTAGGCCAGCACGGCGGTCACGCTCAGGAGGACGGCGAAGGCGCTCAGCATAGACCCCAATCTAGTCCGCGCCTCCCTCCCAAAGGCGAGGGGGACGGGACCCCGAACAGGCCCGCCCCCCCGATTGACCCGCGCTCAGTCGCGTTCGCGTTCGCGCTCGGCGTTGAGCTGCGCCTGAAGCTGCGCCTGCTTCTGCCGCACGTAATCCTGATGGAATCGGCCCTCATCCATGAGTTCGGTGCCCACGGTGAGCCGCCCGGTCGCCAGCTCGCGCATCGCCTGGGTGACGAGGTTGCGGGTGCGGACGCGCTGCTCCACGGGCAACACGCTCGGCGCGCCGGAGCGCAGTTGCAGCGCCCGCTTCGCCGTCACGACCGACAGGCGGTACTTGCTGTCGGTCAGGGAGAGCAACTTGTCGATGTCCTTTTCAGCCACGGTAAAGACCCCTTTCAATCGGCACCCCGCAGGAAGACCGCCCGGTGGGCGTGGCGGGTGCCGGTCGTTGCGCCTGCTTTCGGCACGTTCAGCCCGTCAGTCTAGCCCGTGGCGGGGGAAGATGCCAGCGGACGAGAACAGTTGGGGCCGCCCCCTCCCCAGGAGACGGCCCACTTTCGGCGGTATTCGCTTACTGCACCAATCCGAGCTTCCGCACCTCGTCGCGCTCCTCGGTGAGTTCCTGCGCGGTGGCGTCCATCCTGCCCCGGCTGAAGTCCGAGACGGAGAGGCCCTGCACGATCTCGTACTTGCCACCGCTGCACCGAACCGGGAAGCCGTAGATCAGGCCTTCCGGCACGCCGTAGGAGCCGTCGGACGGGATGCCCATGCTGACCCACTCGCCCTCCGACGTGCCCAGCGCCCAGTCGCGCATGTGGTCGATGGCCGCCGACGCCGCCGACGCCGCGCTGCTCGCCCCGCGCGCCTCGATGATCGCCGCGCCGCGCTTGGCAACGGTGGGGATGTAGGTGGTCTCGTACCACTCGCGGTCCACGAGGTCGAGGGCGGGCTGGCCGTTCACCGTCGTCTGCGAGAGGTCGGGGTACTGGGTGGAGGAGTGGTTGCCCCAGATCGTGAGGTTCTTGATGGCGCTGACGGGCTGTCCGGTCTTCTCGGCGAGCTGGCTGATGGCGCGGTTGTGGTCC
This DNA window, taken from Deinococcus sp. YIM 134068, encodes the following:
- a CDS encoding cation:proton antiporter: MLSAFAVLLSVTAVLAYLNERTLRLPTTVGVTLAGALASIGLIALDALGVPGLRGWASELLRTLNFTEFVLNGILSLLLFAGAMGLNAGQMLRQRVSILTLAVISTLVSTLLIGFAAYGVFALVGLDVPLMWALLFGALISPTDPVAVLDLLKRARVPPRIETLIAGESLFNDGVGVVIFLVLAGLAGVGDHHAPPGLTGALTLFVQEALGGMLFGAALGVVGYRMLRSIEQHAVEVLITLALVVGGYVAAAALGISGPLAMVVAGLFVSATKDRAFGAETRAHIEGFWETTDQVLNILLFSFIGLDVLLTETTGPQIVASLLLVGVALASRWISVALPFALVRAREGYGAYTVRLLTWGGLRGGIAISLALSLPESPYRTHIVTATYVIVLFTIAVQGLTIMPLVRRAVEASGEASPGEGAPARH
- the rpoZ gene encoding DNA-directed RNA polymerase subunit omega, which gives rise to MAEKDIDKLLSLTDSKYRLSVVTAKRALQLRSGAPSVLPVEQRVRTRNLVTQAMRELATGRLTVGTELMDEGRFHQDYVRQKQAQLQAQLNAERERERD
- a CDS encoding N-acetylmuramoyl-L-alanine amidase yields the protein MKPRAIFLSSLLSCGVAGSWAAGQTDPFQRALPTQTTPSLRSATGAQTPATSTPTQAAPTLSTTTPPAALNLTGATTTAFGLPRASNDGSLTRVVFDLGPGVTYLLTPTFGGLRIDVRGARVLPSVSARLGASVSEYRAGGGQVTLVTPFPLSLTDGWRASETTVANGARVLIVEFAPTLTGGASAALRAQVRTSVAPTTPDARTALNAPLTPPATTATSPTPTPTPIAAAPADPPASLPEGLPPGDTVKTQGTLPPPAPALPSQEAGKPNPLAGRVPGNVQPGASLAAPRLGKNPGLTRVVLDLPPGASYRMVPGGIGLRLELAGVTAGMQGGQNLSPELRAWRFEPTVEGVAVTLLTGTSLTARSGWRAELLPPAAGSDRSRLAVDLSPALADLTPLVPQAKVLTAVPPIPATRGTAILAFSASLTQPRVVIDPGHGGRDPGAVGSIVEKVVTLDVAQRVKGLLRSAGVDAVLTRESDTALNANKAADLQARARMGSPGTQLFVSIHVNAMEAQTALRGYGVETWWNPNHSLSGRFAGLLQKNMVNVTGAFSRGLKGNRSLSVLRNSRVPAALVEIGYTSHPVDGLNLKDDNYLDRVALGIAQGIHEALTTGVTASAGR
- a CDS encoding malate dehydrogenase is translated as MTTSTKQPVRVAVTGAAGQIGYSLLFRIAAGDMLGKDQPVILQLLEITPALKALNGVVMELRDCAFPLLTDIVTSDDPNVAFKDADYALLVGAMPRKAGMERGDLLGANGGIFKPQGQALNAVASRDVKVLVVGNPANTNALIAQQNAPDLDPRQFTAMVRLDHNRAISQLAEKTGQPVSAIKNLTIWGNHSSTQYPDLSQTTVNGQPALDLVDREWYETTYIPTVAKRGAAIIEARGASSAASAASAAIDHMRDWALGTSEGEWVSMGIPSDGSYGVPEGLIYGFPVRCSGGKYEIVQGLSVSDFSRGRMDATAQELTEERDEVRKLGLVQ